In the Melanotaenia boesemani isolate fMelBoe1 chromosome 14, fMelBoe1.pri, whole genome shotgun sequence genome, cgacatttattttacaataaaccTTGATGTTAAATCCTAAATACTCCaagaactaaagaaaaaaaacaaatgtgaaacaaGATGGCACCCTGTGAAGAAGAAAGTACAAATATATTCAATTAACGAgtggatttaattaaaattttaatgactGTCTCCATGCAAATACAACAATGTAAAAATAAGGTCTAAACTGGCAAATGAACTTGCATGGTCACATTTAAAGTGGAACTTTCCATGTTCAGTCTGTGAAAACAGCTTGTTAGTGACACACTCTCCACATATGTAATTTACCTCAGTGTGGGTCCAACATgcagaaaaactacaaaaaagtttattttgaatGCAGGAGGGGCTTTAAAATACATCAGCCCTAGACAGTTGTGTCTGATGATTAAATACGTGACTGTTTTATAGGTTGTTTTCAATTTGTCTCAGAGAAAGGGGGGTCAGAGGTTACTAAGTCACAGAGCACAGAAGCAGCTTCCTGTGCAGACACCAGTGCAGGTTTCTGCACTCTGCttttctgatttactgccattGTTAAATGTCATCTTCTTTATCGTGATCTCACCTTAACTTACTCGTTGCTCGTCCTCATGTTGCTTTATCCACATTGTGTTTCTCGTACCCCAACTGCCTCATGACTTCGTTGCAGTAGGCCTCCACCTGGTTGATCTGCTCCACGTTCAGCCTCTCCCTCCACGCAAATATAGCCTCTTTTGCATCCCTTGATGATATCAGGAACGGCTTGTCGGATGAATACCCGTGACCGTGCGTCATGTTGAGCGCGAACCTCTCCAAAGCGGGGAAGGTAGAAAGGTTGGAGAAGCGGTACAgcttctgcagctcctccatgGGGTACAGAACCAGGTCCTCGTAGCGGACGCGGAGGTAATTTTTCCTCACCCACGGAGGCGCGTTCGTCACCAACATCATGTCGCTGAGCCAGTTATCGCAGATCAGCTCCATGGCGCTGGCGACATAGCTCTCCGCTCGGTTCATCCTGTTGCTCGGCACCAGCAGCCGCTTATACTTGTCGGTTTGCTTCTTGCTCCTCAGCACCTGGATGCTCTCCTTCACCAGGGCCTGTTTGGATTTGAGGCGCGAGTTGTGCACGGCCCTTGGGTCTCTGAAAAGCTGAATTATCTGGAGGTTTACACCGGGATCTCTCATCAAAGGCACCAGGGTGCTCAGATCCAAAACGCGGACTCCTTTGATCACCATCACCGGGTACTTTTTACACTCCCTCTCCAGATCTCTGAGGTCCCTCTTTTGGCATTTTGCACATTGGTCCTCTTTCACCAGCCCGATTTCGTTACGCTTGTGTGCGTCACACAGCGGCTCCGAGCATATCACCTTGTTCATTTTCCACCCAAAAATGAACGAGGTGGTGATGTTCTGCGAGCCAGCGTAAAGTTTGAGGACGGAGAAGTCGCAGCGATACAGCGCGTTCAACATGTCCCGCACTGCACCCTGGAGACTGCCCGCATCCCCGGGGTACAGAGCCT is a window encoding:
- the chst7 gene encoding carbohydrate sulfotransferase 7 — translated: MKRRLHKKYLILILAYSGLLLLIPYVLDYRDKSAQHTKLPQQQPRCPDLENTVALLWDNGYKVNGSDVMEYAVNRSQSRIHIYLHATWRTGSSFLGELFNQHPDVFYLYEPMWHIWQALYPGDAGSLQGAVRDMLNALYRCDFSVLKLYAGSQNITTSFIFGWKMNKVICSEPLCDAHKRNEIGLVKEDQCAKCQKRDLRDLERECKKYPVMVIKGVRVLDLSTLVPLMRDPGVNLQIIQLFRDPRAVHNSRLKSKQALVKESIQVLRSKKQTDKYKRLLVPSNRMNRAESYVASAMELICDNWLSDMMLVTNAPPWVRKNYLRVRYEDLVLYPMEELQKLYRFSNLSTFPALERFALNMTHGHGYSSDKPFLISSRDAKEAIFAWRERLNVEQINQVEAYCNEVMRQLGYEKHNVDKAT